The genomic DNA GCCTCCCGGTCGGTGTCGAAGCCGACCACATCGATCCCCGCGCCGATCAGGCGGCGCGTCATGCGGCCGCCCATGTTGCCGAGCCCGATGAAGCCGATCCGGTTCCCGTTCATGCTGCGTCCTCCGCGCGGCGTCCGGCTCAGTGGCCGGTGCCGAAATCGACGTCCTTGGTCTCCGGCCCGATGAGCGCGCCCACGGTGCCGATCAGGCCGCCGACGATGAGCAGGGCCACGGGCGTCAGCGCGAGCGGCATCAGCGCGCTCAGCCAGTCCATGTAGAAGGCGTAGAAGGACGGGATCACCACCGAGAGGCTGAAGCCGATGCCGAAGCCGGTGGCGCGGACATCCGTGGCGAAGCGCTCGTTGATGTAGGTGACGATGACGCCCCAGGGCGAGGTCACGATCACCGCCAGGAGGCTGACCAGCAGCACGCGGGTGCCGAACGCCATCTCGGGCGTGACGGTCAGCGTGTAGAGGATGTACGCGCCCACCGTCGCGATCAGCGGGCCGACGATCACGAAGAACCGCCGGCGGCCGATGACCTGCCCGAGCAGGCCGGAGCCGATGTAGCTGAAGAACAGGATCGTGTAGCAGATCATCAGCGTCGCGGTCAGCGCGAAGCCGTTGAGGTGCAGGGTCTTCACCAGCAGACCGGTCGGCAGGTAGATCGTGATGATGTTCTGCGTCGTCCAGAAGCCGGTCATCAGCAGCAGAACCTGCAGGAGGTCGCGCCCGCCCTTCCCGGAGAACAGACCCGCCATGGGCGATGCCTCGGCCTGTTCGGCCCCGGCAGCGGCCTCCTTCTTCCAGACCTCCGATTCCGAGACCTTGTGGACGTAGTAGAGGGCGAGCAGGCCGGCCAGCGCCGCGCCGACGATGAAGGGGATGCGCCAGCCCCAGACCGTGTAGGGCGACCCAGGCCCGTCGAGCGGGAACAGGTAGAACATCAGCATCGTGATGAGGTTGATGCTGACGTAGGCGGCCGGGAAGCCCGCGATGATCAGGCCGCCGACGAAGCCGCGCTTGTCCTTCTTGGAATACTCGATGGCGAGCGGCATCGCCCCGGTGTAGCCGCCCCCGAGGAAGATCCCGTCGAGGAAGCGCAGCAGCACCAGCAGGATGTACGAGGCGAGGCCGAGCGTCTCGTAGCCCGGCAGCAGGCCGATCAGCAGCGTGATCACCCCGAAGCCCGCCACCGAGTAGATCGAGGCGGCCCGGCGGCCGACCTTGTCGGCGATCAGGCCGAAGATGAGCGCGCCGATCGGGCGGCCGAGCAGGGTAGTGATGAAGACCAGCGAGGCCAGCACCGTCTCCATCTGGGGAGACAGGTTCTTCGGCTGGAACATGAACATCACCGGCGCCAGCGCGACCACCGGCAGGTAGATGTCGAACATGTCGATGTATTCGGAGAAGAACGCGCCGCGGATGGCGCTCTTCCGCTTCTCCTCGATCGACTGGGACGCGGCCGGGCGCGCACCCGCCGTATCCGTTGCCAAGGCTGCCGACGTGACCGACATGGCGTCTCCCTCCCTGTTCGTCTGCCGCGCGAGTTTTCTGACTGCGTCGGACCTGGGCGCGGGTGCGGGCTCAGCGCCCGCTGGCGTGCTCTCTGTCCCAATCGGCGATCGCCGCGGAGGCGGTCCGGAAGGCAGCCAGGGCCGCCGGGGCGCCGCAATAGACGAGCGCCTGCATCAGCACCGCCTGGATCTCGTCCTTCGTGACGCCGTTGTTGAGGGCGCCTTTGACGTGGACGCCGAGCTCGTGGTGCTGGTTCATCGCGGTCAGCATCGCGATGTTGAGCATGCTGCGGGTCTTGAACGGCAGCGTCTCATCGCCCCAGACCGCGCCCCAGCAATACTCCGTCACGAGCCGCTGGACCGGACGGTTGAACGCGTCGGCATTGGCCCAGGACTTCTCGACATGGGCGGCGCCGAGGACGGTCTTGCGGTTCTCGAAACCCTGGCCGAACAGCTCGCTCTCGTCGGACATCTGGTTCTCCTGGTCGGGGCCGACGCGCGCGGGCGCCGGCCGCATCGCGCGGGACGGATCAGTCGAGGCCGAAGCCGATCATCGCCTTGGTCTCGAGGTATTCCTGGAGACCGGCCTCGCCCCATTCCCGGCCGTTGCCGGACTGGCGGTAGCCGCCGAAGGGCGCGTGGACGTCCGGGGGCGGGTAGTTGATGTGGACCTGCCCGCCGATGAGCCGCCGCGCCACGGCGCGCGCCCGGTCGCGGTCCCGTCCCTGCACGTAGGCGGCGAGCCCGTAGCGCGAGCCGTTGGCGATCGCGATCGCGTCGTCCTCGCTGTCGTAGGCGAGGATCGACAGGACCGGGCCGAAGATCTCCTCCCGCGCGATGGTCATGTCGGGGGTCACGTCGGCGAAGATTGTCGGGCGGACGTAGAAGCCGCGGTCGAGGTGGTCCGGCCGCTCCGGGCCGCCGGCGACGAGCCGCGCGCCCTCCGCGATGCCGGTGCGGATCAGCCCGACGACGCGCTCGTACTGGGTGCGGTTGACCACCGGGCCGAGATCCGTCTCGGGGTCCGCGGTCGGGCCGAGCCGGAAGACCGCCGCCGCCTCGGCCGCGATGGCGGCCGCCTCGTCCATCCGGGCCCGGGGCACGAGCATCCGCGTCGGGATCGAGCAGGACTGGCCCGAATTCGTGCAGCAGGCCGCGACGCCGCGCCGGACCGCCTGATCGAAGTCGACGTCCTCCAGCAGGATGTTGGCGGACTTGCCGCCGAGTTCCTGCGCGACGCGCTTGATGGTCGGGGCCGCCGCTCGGGCGATCTCGATCCCGGCGCGGGTCGACCCGGTGAACGAGACCATGTCGATCCCCGGATGCGCGGCGATCGCGGCGCCGACGCCGGGGCCGTCCCCGTTCACGAGGTTGAACACGCCCGGCGGCACGCCCGCGTCGTGCAGGACCTGCGCGAACAGCATCGCGCTGACCGCCGAGTACTCGCTGGGCTTGAGCACCATCGTGCAGCCGGCCGCGAGCGCCGGGGCGATCTTCACGACGATCTGGTTGATCGGCCAGTTCCAGGGGGTGATCAGGCCGCAGACGCCGATCGGCTCGCGCCGGATCCGGGTGGTGCCGCGATCCTCCTCGAACGCGAAGCGCTCCATCACCGCGATGAGCGCGTTGAGGTGCGCCGGGCCCCGCGCCGCCTGCCCCTTGCGCGCGAAGCCGATGGGCGAGCCCATCTCCTGCCGGATCGTCTCCGCGAAGATCTCGAACCGCTCCTCGAAGAGCGCGAGGATCCGGCGGAGGAGCGCGACGCGTTCGGCGGGCGCCGTCTCCGAGAAGGCCGGGAAGGCGGCGCGGGCCGCGCGCACGGCCCGGTCGACATCCGCGGCATCGCCGAGCGCGAGGGTGCCGAACGCCGTCTCTGTGGCGGGATCGATCAGCGGGAACGGCTGAGCCGAAACCGGCTCGACCCAGGCGCCGTCGATGTAGAAGCGGCTCAGGTCCGTAAGCGCCATGGTCTCAGGCTCCCTCGGCCAGCAGGCGGTACATCTCGGTGTGGTCGGCCGCGGGCCCGACCTCGCCGGCGATGGCGTGCCAGGTCTCGATGCAGTGCCGGCCGAAGCCGAGCGGGTAGTCGACCGAGTCAGCCAAAGCCCCAGCGATGCCGAGATCCTTGTCCATCAGCTTCAGCGAGAAGCCCGAGGCGAAGCTGCCGCTGAGCATGAACTGCTTGACCTTGTTCTCGGAGGTGTTGCTGCGCCCGGACGAGGCGTTGAGCACGTCGGTCATGGCCTCCGGCGCGATGCCGAAGCGCTGCGCCACGTGGAGCGCCTCGACGGTGGCGAGCAGGCCCGCGGCGGAGACGAAGTTGTTCAGCGCCTTGGCGGCGTGGCCCGATCCCGCTTGGCCGATATGCAGGACGGATGAGCCCATCGCCTCCAGCACCGGCCGCCAGCGGGCGAGGAGATCCGCCTCGCCGCCGACGAGGATCGCGAGCGTGCCGTCCACGGCCCGCCGCACGCCGCCCGAGACCGGCGCGTCGAGATAGCCGAGCCCCTTCCCGGCGAGCGTCTCGCCGAGGGCGCGGGAGCGCACCGGCTCCGACGAGCTCATGTCGATCACGGTGGCGCCGGCCGGGAGCGCGTCGGCCCAGCCCTCGTCGAGCAGCACCGCCTCGACGATGGCCGAGTTCGGCAGCATCGTGATCAGCAGGTCGAGTTCGGACGCGTTCTCCCGCGTGAGCGTCGCCGCGCCGAGATCCCGGGCGAGCGCGTCGGTCCGGCCGGCATCCGCGTCCAGCAGGCGGAGCGCGTGCCCCGCTCGGGCCAGGCACCGGCTCATGGGATCGCCCATCATGCCGAGGCCGATGACGCCGATGGTTCTCTGTTCCATGCCGTGAATATCCCTCTGGGCGACGGCCGGACTGGCCCGGCGCCGCGTGTCCCCGTCAGCGCAGGGCGGAGAAGTCCGTGGGGGCGAGGAAGGTGTTCTCGATCCGGGCGACGATCGGCCGGTCCTTCTCGGTCTCGGCGCGGGCGGCGATCCAGTCCGGATCGGCCTGGAAGGCGTTCCAGCGCGCCTCGCGCTGGGCCATGTCCTCCCACTTGAGCAGGTAGGTGAGCGCGTGGTTGTCGGGACCGACGAGCGTAGTCCAGAAGCCGACCTGCTCGATGCCGTATTTCTGGAAGAAGCCGAGCGTGGTGGAGCGGAACCGCTCCAGCAGGGCCGGCAATCGGGTCGGGGCGCAGTAGTAAACGCGCATCTCGACGATCATGGAATCCTCCGGTCAGTAGGTCGGTGAAGCGGTCGGAGGCAGGTCGACGCGCGCGATCCAGCCGGCGACATCCGCGGACGCCGGCGGGTAGATCGCGAGAACCTGCGGATCGTGGCCCGGGACGATGTGATCCTCGGACTCGGCCAGATGCCGGACCGTCCGGTAGCCCTCGAACATGTCGCCGACATTGTAGACGATGGGATAGGCGAGCCGGCGACCGATATTGGCGTAGAAGTGCGCGGCGTCGGAGGCCAGTACGACCCAGCCGCGCGCGGTCCGGACTCGGACGATCTGCAGGCCGTCCGAATGGCCGCCGACCCGGTGGAGGGTGATCCCCGGATACAGCGTGTCGGTCGTCTCGCGGAAGCGGACGCGGTCCTCGAACAGGCGGTCCACCATCGCCTTCACGTCCTCGGCGGCGAAGGGGTGGCGGACCTCCGGATGGCACATGCACCGGCCGGTGCAGAACGCCATCTCGCGTTCCTGGACGTGGAAGCGGGCCGTCGGGAACAGGTCGTGGTTGCCGGCGTGGTCGTAATGCAGGTGGGTCAGGACGACGTCCTCAACCCGCAGCGGGTCGACACCGATCCGCGCCAGGCCCTCCTCGACCGGCCGCACGATGCTGCGGCCCCGCTTCGTCGCCATCGCGCGGTCGAAGCCGGTATCGACGACGATCGTCCTGCCACCGCCGACGACGACCCAGACGAAGTAATCGATCGGCATCGGGCCGTCGTGGATGTCCCCGCCGATGAAGTTCTCGCGGGCCATACGGTGATGATGCGCGTACTTGATCGCGTAGATCTCGTAGATCTCTGCGTCCATGCGGGCGTTTCCTTCGGGCGGCCGGTTGACCCGGCTCATCCTCGCGGATGCCTCTCATCCGCGGGCCGAATGGAGCACATCGTCCGACAATCTGTCAATCTGGCAAAATCTGGTCCGCATCCGCCGATCAGGCCGGCGCCCTCGGGCGACGCATCGCGAAGCCGAACACCCACAGGGACAGGCCGAGATTGATCGCCGCCACGGCCAGCATCACCTCCAGCAGGGGCAGCAGGCCGAGCCGTTCGGCGACGTAGCCGCAGGCCAGGGGCGTGATCGCCTGGCCGAGGAGCGGGAGGCGGGCGAGCCGGCCCATCGCCGCCGCGTACTGGCCCTGTCCGTAGAGCGCCAGCGGCAGCGTGCCCCGCACGACGGTGCGCATGCCGTTGCCGGCGCCGTAGAGCACCATCGCGAGCCACGCCAGGGACGGGATCGTCGCTAGCAGCAGGAGCCCCAGCCCGACGCTGGCGCTCGACAGGAGCAGGGACCAGGCCGGGTGGGCGCGGCGGCCGAGGGCCAGTTCGACGACGCGCACGCCGACCTGGGCGGGACCGATCAGGCCGGTCAGGGCCACCGCGGCGGTCGCGCCGACGCCCAGCGTCTGCAGCAGGTTGAGCAGTTGCACCGAAGTGGCGGTCATGATCATCGCCGCCATCGTGAAGGTCACGGCGAGCAGGCGCTCCGCCGGCAGGCGCGCCGCTTCGGTCGAGCCGGTCGGCTCGTAGGGCCGGGGCGCCGCGGCGGGCTCGACCGCGCCCCGGCTCCGGGCCGGCAGCGCCCAGGCGAAGAGTGGGACCACGAGGGCGACAGACAGGATCGCGTAGGTGAGGCAGGCCCCGCGCCAGCCGACATGATCGACCAGGAACCGCGTGGCGGGCCAGCAGAGCGAGACCGCGAAGCCCGACGAGATCGCGATCTGGGTCATCGCCCCGCGCGCGGCGGCGCCGTAGGCTTGGCCGATCGCCGCGAAGAGCGGGTCGTAGAGCGCGGCCGACATGCCGAGGCCGGCGACCATCCAGGCGAGCAGGAAGACCGGGAGGGACTGCGCGACCGCCATCAGCACGAGGCCCGCCGCGATGATCGTGGCGCCGGCTACGAGGACCGGCCGCCCGCCGTGACGCCGGATCATGCGGCCGACGAACGGCGCGGGCAGGCCCGACACGAAGATCGCGAGCGAGAGCGCGCCCACCACCATCGCCTGCGGCCAGCCGGTCTCGGCGACGATCGGGTCCGAGACGACGGCGGTGAGGAAGAACGTGCCGCCCCACAGGACGATCTGCGTGACGCCGAGGGCGACGTTGCCGGCGATGGTCGGACGCGGTAGCGTATCGGGCGGCTCTGAGCCGCGCGCGGTTGGGGCGCCGGGCACGATGATGATGTCTCCCAGTGGTCGTCTTCGAGGCTGCAGGGCCTCGAGCCTCACTAGCGCGCTACCGGGCCGATCAGCCCCGCAATCCTCGATCTGCAGCCGTGCGCGGGGTTCGGAGGTGACGGCGGGGTCGACGGCGACCGGCCTCAGGGCCGCGACGGATCCTCCGGCAGGAACCGCGCCACCGCGTCGTGGATCGTCGCGGCGATCTCCGCTTCCCGACGCTCGAACTCGTCGAGCAGGCCGGACACGGCGACCGCCAGCGGGCGGCCCTTGCTGTCGATGCGCCGGGGCAGCGGGACCGCGATCGAGCCGGCGCCCGGCGTGACGAGCCCGCGGGAGAGGAAGTGCCCGTCCCGCCGCAGCCGCGCCAGGTTGGTCAGGACGGCCGCGACCGCGATCGGCGGCTGCTCGGCCGGCGCCTCCGCGTTCGTGCGGCGGACCAGCGGACCGATCTCGGCCTCCGGGCTGTCGGCGAGGAGCGCGGTGCCAGTCGCCGACCAGACGACGAGGCGGCGCGTCCCGGGCGGAACGTGGAAGCGCATGGCGGTGCGCGCCTGCAGGACGTGGACGTACTGCGAGAAGATCGCGTTGCGCGCGGCGAGGATCACCGTCCCGCCCGTGCGCTCCGACAGGTGCTCGAGCATGCGCACGAGGCTGCCGTCGCGCACCGGTCCCTTGTCGAGCCACGCGCCGAGGAGCGCCACCCGGGGCGACGGCAGGAAGCTGCGGCTCGCCGGGTCGTAGTCGAGATAGCCGAGCCGGACGAGGCTCTTCAGGAGCACCGAAGTCGAGGATTGCGGGACGCTCAGCCGCTCGGCGATCTCGGAGACCCTGGCTTCCCGCTGGATCTCGTCGAACAGCTCCAGGATCTGGAGCACCCGTCCGGCGGACTTCACCAGGGCCACATCCGAACCGGCGGGATCGGCCCCCACCGTCAGGTCCGTGGACGCGCCCCCCCGAGCGCCGATGCGCTCACCCATGCCGCGACGCGCGAAACGGCGGCCCCGGAAGCCGCACGGTTCGCAACGGCCCTGGTCGCCCACGCGCGGATCCGTGGTGATCGCGGCGCATCGCCGGCACGTTCCCCCATCTGCCGCGGCGCCAGACCGCGTGCCGCTCAACAGCATTATAGAACCTGCACGATCGTGGAGATCCATCACACATGTGATATTGTACAGCAGGTGGGCGATGGCGGTTGATGCCGGGGGCGCGCTCTGCCCTACTCGCCCGCGGTGTCGGTCCCGCCTGACCGACCGGCACCGGGAGACCGCGCGGCAAGCGCGGCCCTGCTCGGGAGGAATGCCGATGTCGATCCGCCACGCGGCCGTCGCCGCGCGCCTCCTCGCCGCCACGCTGCTGCTCCCGGCCCTCGGCGGCGCGGCCCGGGCCGAAACCACCTCCGTCCGGATCGGCCTCCAGTACGGCCTCGTCTACCTGCCGGTGATGATCGCGCAGAGCGAGGGTCTCTTCGACAAGCGCGCCAAGGCCGCGGGGCTCGACGGCTTGTCGGTCACGCTGACGCGTTTCAGCGGCTCGACCGCGATGAACGACGCGCTGCTCTCCGACAGCGTCGAACTCGGCACCCTCGGCTCAGCCGGTGCCCAAATCGCCTGGGACAAGACCCGCGGGAGCCAGCAGATCAAGAGCCTCACCGCCCTGAGCTCGGTCGTCTACACGCTGTTCACCGGCAAGCCCGGCGTCGCCGCGTTGAAGGACTTCACCTTCGGCGACAAGATCGCGGTCCCGGCCTTCAACTCGCCCCAGGCGATCCTGCTGCGAGTTGCGGCGGCCCAGCAGCTCGGCGGATCGGCCAAGGCCGACGCGCTGATGGTGAGCCTGCCCCATCCGGACGCCACCGCGGCGATGCGCGCCGGACAGGGGATCGCCGGCTACTTCGCGACGCCACCCTTCACGCAGGTGCTGCAGGCCGATCCCAAGATCCGGACGGTCATGACCTCGACCGGCCTGATCGGCAGCGGCGACATCACCGCCGCGACCCTGAACGCGAAGCAGGGGTTCGTCGACGCGAACCCGAAGGTCGCGCAGGCGATCCGCGCCGGGATGGAGGATGCGGTGGCGCTGATCCGCAGCGACCCCAAGCGCGCGGCGTCGATCTATCTCGCCTCGGAGCAGGTTCAGATCGACCGCGCGCAAGTTGAGGCGATCCTGACCGACGGTTCCATCGTCTACGACGTGGCCCCGAAGGGAATGGTCGCCCTCGCCAAGGCGATGGCGACGCAGGGCTTCCTGCGGAAGGTGCCGGGCGACTGGCAGGAGATCTTCTTCCCCGGCCTCGAGGGCCGCGACGGCAGCTGAGCGCCGCGGATTCGGCACCGCCAGCCCGTCCCGCCGCTCAGGGAGCCCCGATGCACAGTTTCCGCTTCAGCGCCGAGCCGCTCCCGCCCGAGGCCGAGGCCGCCCGCGCGTCCGTCCGCGCCTTCCTCGACGCGGAACGGGCGGCCGGGCATTTCGTCCCGCACCGGACCTCGTGGACGACCTTCGACGCCGCCTTCAGCCGGCGCGCGGGGGCCGCGGGCCTCATCGGCCTGACCCTGCCGGAGGCCTATGGCGGCCACGGCCGCTCCGGCCTCGTCCGCTTCGTCGTCACCGAGGAGATGCTGGCGGCCGGCGCGCCCTGCGGCGCGCACTGGATCGCCGACCGCCAGTCGGGGCCGCAGATCCACCGGCACGGCACCGAGGCGGCCAAGCGGGCGATCCTGCCGCGAATCTGCCGGGGCGAATGCGCCTTCGGCATCGGCATGAGCGAGCCGAATTCCGGCTCGGACCTCGCCGCCGTCCGGACCCGCGCGGTGCGCGACGGCGACGGCTGGGTGATCAACGGCTCCAAGATCTGGACGACGAACGCCCATCAGGTCGATTACCTGCTGGCCCTCGTCCGGACCGGCGAGCCCGGGCCGGACCGGCACGGCGGGCTGACCCAGTTCATCGTCGACATGGCGGCCCCCGGGGTGACGGTCCGGCCGATCCTCGACCTGTCGGGCCATCACGAGTTCAACGAGGTGTTCTTCACCGATTACCGCGTCGCCGACGCGATGCGGGTCGGCGCCGAGGGCGCGGGCTGGGGCCTCGTCACGGAGGAACTCGCCTTCGAGCGCTCCGGGCCCGACCGGTTCCTGTCGGATTACCGGCTGCTCGTCGAACTCGTCGACCGGATCGGGCCGGAGCCGGACCGGTTCCAGGCGGTCGAGACCGGACGGATGGTGGCCCAGCTCACCGCGCTGCTGGGCATGTCGGCCTCGGTGGCCCGCCTCCTCGATCAGGGCGTCGTGCCGGGCGTCGAGGCGGCGCTGGTCAAGGATGTCGGCAACGGCTTCGAGCGCGCCGTGCCGGAGATCGCCCGGCGGCTCGTGCCGGTCGAGCCGAGTCTCACCGCGCAGGGCGACGCCTTCCGCGAGGCTTTGGGCGGCGTGACCCTGCGGGCGCCCTCCTTCACCCTGCGCGGCGGGACCCGCGAGGTCCTGCGCGGCGTCATCGCCCGGGGGCTGGGGCTGCGATGAGTCGGATGGACCACGCGGCGGAGGCCGGCGACCCGGTCGACGGGATCGTCCTCGATCAGGTCGAGCGGCTGCTCGCCCAGCACCTCACGCCGGCGCTGCTGGCGGCCTGCGACGGGGCCGCGGGCGCGACCGCAAGGGCGGCGGATCTCTGGCCGGCGGATCTCTGGACGGCGCTCGCCGAGAGCGGCCTGCCGCTGGCGCTGGTGCCCGAGGCGGAGGGCGGGATCGGTCTCGCCGCCACGACCGCGGCCCGGCTGATCCGGCGTTGCGGCCGGGCCGCCCTCCCCCTGCCCCTGCCGGAGACCGTCGCGGGCGCGGCGCTCTGGGCTGCCACGGGGGGACAGGTGGCCGAAGACGCCCTGTCGCTGGTCCCGGGCGGTGGCCCCGTGCGGATCGCGCCGCACGCGGAGGGGTTCGTCCTGGACGGCCGGGTCGCGCAGGTGCCCTGGGGCGGTTCGGTCGCGGCCCTGCTCCTTGACGCCGTCGACGCGGCCGGCATCCCGCACCTCGTGCGGATCGCCGCGCCCGGGACGCTCCGCGACACGCACCACAACCTCGCCGGCGAGCCGCGTGACACCCTCGATCTGACCGGCTGCATCGTCCCGGCCGCCGACGTCCGGGCCGCGCCGGGCTGGGCTGCCGGAGCGGGGGCGCCGTCCGTCGAATCCGTCGGCGCCTGGGTCCGGGCGCAGCAGATGGTGGGCGCCCTGGAGACCTGCCTCGGCTCGGCCCTCGCTCACGCCCAGGAGCGGCAGCAATTCGGCCGGCCGCTCGCCAAGTTCCAGGCGATCCAGCACATGCTGGCCGAGGCCGCGGGCCATGTCGCCGCCGCAACCGCAGCCGCCGACCTTGCCGCCGCCTGCTGGGGCGACCCGCGCTTCGTCCTCGCCACCGCCATCGCCAAGGCGCGCTGCGGCGAGGCGGCGGGCCACGTCGCGGCGATCGGCCACCAGATTCACGGGGCCATGGGCTTCACCCAGGAGCACCCGCTCCACCGCGCGACGCGGCGGCTGTGGTCCTGGCGCGACGAGTTCGGATCCGACGCCCTCTGGCAGGAGCGGATCGGGCGCGCGGTCTGCGCGGGCGGCGGCGCGGCCCTCTGGCCGATGCTGGTCCGGCTCCGGGGCGGCGCCGGCTGAGATGGGAGAACTGTTGTGCTGGATCACTCCGCCGAGACCCACCTCGCCGAGACGAACACGGCCGGCCCGCTCGCGGGCGTGCGGGTCGTCGACCTGACCAGCGTGATCATGGGGCCCTCGGCGACCCATATGCTGGCCGATCTCGGCGCCGACGTGATCAAGATCGAGACGCCGGAGGGCGATTCCTTCCGGCATTACCGGCCTGCCCGCGGCGCCGGGATGGGCGGCAACTTCCTGCACCTCAACCGCAACAAGCGCAGCGTCCGCCTCGACCTGAAGCGGCCGGCGGCGCGGGCCGCCCTCGACCGGCTGATCGCCACGGCCGACGTCCTCGTCCACTCCATGCGGCCCGACGCGATCCTGCGACTGGGCTACGGCTACGAGCGGGTGCGCGCACTCAGGCCCGACATCGTCTTCTGCGGCGCCTACGGGTTCGGGGCCGACGGCCCCTACGCCCATAAGGCGGCCTACGACGACCTGATCCAGGCGGGCTCGGGCCTCGCGGCGCTCCAGACCGCCGCGTACGGCCAGCCCGGCTACCTGCCCACGGTGCTGTGCGACAAGATCGCCGGACAGGCCATCGCCTGCGCGATCCTCGCCGCCCTCTACGAGCGCCGGGCCGGCGGCGGCGGGCAGGCGGTCGAGGTGCCGATGTTCGAGACCATGGTGGAGTTCAACTTCGTCGAGCACATGGTCGGCTACGCCTTCGAGCCGCCGCT from Methylobacterium oryzae includes the following:
- a CDS encoding MFS transporter; amino-acid sequence: MSVTSAALATDTAGARPAASQSIEEKRKSAIRGAFFSEYIDMFDIYLPVVALAPVMFMFQPKNLSPQMETVLASLVFITTLLGRPIGALIFGLIADKVGRRAASIYSVAGFGVITLLIGLLPGYETLGLASYILLVLLRFLDGIFLGGGYTGAMPLAIEYSKKDKRGFVGGLIIAGFPAAYVSINLITMLMFYLFPLDGPGSPYTVWGWRIPFIVGAALAGLLALYYVHKVSESEVWKKEAAAGAEQAEASPMAGLFSGKGGRDLLQVLLLMTGFWTTQNIITIYLPTGLLVKTLHLNGFALTATLMICYTILFFSYIGSGLLGQVIGRRRFFVIVGPLIATVGAYILYTLTVTPEMAFGTRVLLVSLLAVIVTSPWGVIVTYINERFATDVRATGFGIGFSLSVVIPSFYAFYMDWLSALMPLALTPVALLIVGGLIGTVGALIGPETKDVDFGTGH
- a CDS encoding carboxymuconolactone decarboxylase family protein produces the protein MSDESELFGQGFENRKTVLGAAHVEKSWANADAFNRPVQRLVTEYCWGAVWGDETLPFKTRSMLNIAMLTAMNQHHELGVHVKGALNNGVTKDEIQAVLMQALVYCGAPAALAAFRTASAAIADWDREHASGR
- a CDS encoding aldehyde dehydrogenase family protein, with the translated sequence MALTDLSRFYIDGAWVEPVSAQPFPLIDPATETAFGTLALGDAADVDRAVRAARAAFPAFSETAPAERVALLRRILALFEERFEIFAETIRQEMGSPIGFARKGQAARGPAHLNALIAVMERFAFEEDRGTTRIRREPIGVCGLITPWNWPINQIVVKIAPALAAGCTMVLKPSEYSAVSAMLFAQVLHDAGVPPGVFNLVNGDGPGVGAAIAAHPGIDMVSFTGSTRAGIEIARAAAPTIKRVAQELGGKSANILLEDVDFDQAVRRGVAACCTNSGQSCSIPTRMLVPRARMDEAAAIAAEAAAVFRLGPTADPETDLGPVVNRTQYERVVGLIRTGIAEGARLVAGGPERPDHLDRGFYVRPTIFADVTPDMTIAREEIFGPVLSILAYDSEDDAIAIANGSRYGLAAYVQGRDRDRARAVARRLIGGQVHINYPPPDVHAPFGGYRQSGNGREWGEAGLQEYLETKAMIGFGLD
- a CDS encoding NAD(P)-dependent oxidoreductase, with amino-acid sequence MEQRTIGVIGLGMMGDPMSRCLARAGHALRLLDADAGRTDALARDLGAATLTRENASELDLLITMLPNSAIVEAVLLDEGWADALPAGATVIDMSSSEPVRSRALGETLAGKGLGYLDAPVSGGVRRAVDGTLAILVGGEADLLARWRPVLEAMGSSVLHIGQAGSGHAAKALNNFVSAAGLLATVEALHVAQRFGIAPEAMTDVLNASSGRSNTSENKVKQFMLSGSFASGFSLKLMDKDLGIAGALADSVDYPLGFGRHCIETWHAIAGEVGPAADHTEMYRLLAEGA
- a CDS encoding NIPSNAP family protein — translated: MIVEMRVYYCAPTRLPALLERFRSTTLGFFQKYGIEQVGFWTTLVGPDNHALTYLLKWEDMAQREARWNAFQADPDWIAARAETEKDRPIVARIENTFLAPTDFSALR
- a CDS encoding N-acyl homoserine lactonase family protein, giving the protein MDAEIYEIYAIKYAHHHRMARENFIGGDIHDGPMPIDYFVWVVVGGGRTIVVDTGFDRAMATKRGRSIVRPVEEGLARIGVDPLRVEDVVLTHLHYDHAGNHDLFPTARFHVQEREMAFCTGRCMCHPEVRHPFAAEDVKAMVDRLFEDRVRFRETTDTLYPGITLHRVGGHSDGLQIVRVRTARGWVVLASDAAHFYANIGRRLAYPIVYNVGDMFEGYRTVRHLAESEDHIVPGHDPQVLAIYPPASADVAGWIARVDLPPTASPTY
- a CDS encoding MFS transporter, whose product is MPGAPTARGSEPPDTLPRPTIAGNVALGVTQIVLWGGTFFLTAVVSDPIVAETGWPQAMVVGALSLAIFVSGLPAPFVGRMIRRHGGRPVLVAGATIIAAGLVLMAVAQSLPVFLLAWMVAGLGMSAALYDPLFAAIGQAYGAAARGAMTQIAISSGFAVSLCWPATRFLVDHVGWRGACLTYAILSVALVVPLFAWALPARSRGAVEPAAAPRPYEPTGSTEAARLPAERLLAVTFTMAAMIMTATSVQLLNLLQTLGVGATAAVALTGLIGPAQVGVRVVELALGRRAHPAWSLLLSSASVGLGLLLLATIPSLAWLAMVLYGAGNGMRTVVRGTLPLALYGQGQYAAAMGRLARLPLLGQAITPLACGYVAERLGLLPLLEVMLAVAAINLGLSLWVFGFAMRRPRAPA
- a CDS encoding IclR family transcriptional regulator yields the protein MKSAGRVLQILELFDEIQREARVSEIAERLSVPQSSTSVLLKSLVRLGYLDYDPASRSFLPSPRVALLGAWLDKGPVRDGSLVRMLEHLSERTGGTVILAARNAIFSQYVHVLQARTAMRFHVPPGTRRLVVWSATGTALLADSPEAEIGPLVRRTNAEAPAEQPPIAVAAVLTNLARLRRDGHFLSRGLVTPGAGSIAVPLPRRIDSKGRPLAVAVSGLLDEFERREAEIAATIHDAVARFLPEDPSRP
- a CDS encoding ABC transporter substrate-binding protein, with the translated sequence MSIRHAAVAARLLAATLLLPALGGAARAETTSVRIGLQYGLVYLPVMIAQSEGLFDKRAKAAGLDGLSVTLTRFSGSTAMNDALLSDSVELGTLGSAGAQIAWDKTRGSQQIKSLTALSSVVYTLFTGKPGVAALKDFTFGDKIAVPAFNSPQAILLRVAAAQQLGGSAKADALMVSLPHPDATAAMRAGQGIAGYFATPPFTQVLQADPKIRTVMTSTGLIGSGDITAATLNAKQGFVDANPKVAQAIRAGMEDAVALIRSDPKRAASIYLASEQVQIDRAQVEAILTDGSIVYDVAPKGMVALAKAMATQGFLRKVPGDWQEIFFPGLEGRDGS
- a CDS encoding acyl-CoA dehydrogenase family protein, coding for MHSFRFSAEPLPPEAEAARASVRAFLDAERAAGHFVPHRTSWTTFDAAFSRRAGAAGLIGLTLPEAYGGHGRSGLVRFVVTEEMLAAGAPCGAHWIADRQSGPQIHRHGTEAAKRAILPRICRGECAFGIGMSEPNSGSDLAAVRTRAVRDGDGWVINGSKIWTTNAHQVDYLLALVRTGEPGPDRHGGLTQFIVDMAAPGVTVRPILDLSGHHEFNEVFFTDYRVADAMRVGAEGAGWGLVTEELAFERSGPDRFLSDYRLLVELVDRIGPEPDRFQAVETGRMVAQLTALLGMSASVARLLDQGVVPGVEAALVKDVGNGFERAVPEIARRLVPVEPSLTAQGDAFREALGGVTLRAPSFTLRGGTREVLRGVIARGLGLR